Proteins found in one Brachyspira murdochii DSM 12563 genomic segment:
- a CDS encoding amino acid ABC transporter substrate-binding protein encodes MKKASIIILSFFLLFAVSCSKEDNKNQPLNNFDIVKEDEMQVQEEDNSLSRVQNAGKLVLGLDDTFAPMGFVGDNGEIVGFDIDLAREVAKRMGVQLETKPIDWGSSTSILTNGEIDVLWNGLNISDERKLYMNFSKPYLNNMLIIVKNNDDESINSIDDLAGKIVGVQYGGNYEQISNHPIVSQIKELRQYNGNIDALADLQNDRLNAVIIDDVFAQYYIAQKNAPFTIVYSTPFTDGLYAVGIKKSDKKLLEEIDKILDEIKSDGTASEISQKWFNKDLIIKQP; translated from the coding sequence ATGAAAAAAGCATCAATTATTATATTGTCTTTCTTTTTATTATTTGCTGTTTCATGTTCTAAAGAAGATAATAAAAATCAGCCTTTAAATAATTTTGATATTGTTAAAGAAGATGAGATGCAAGTTCAGGAAGAAGATAATTCTTTATCAAGAGTACAAAATGCAGGAAAATTGGTACTTGGTTTAGATGATACTTTTGCTCCGATGGGATTTGTAGGAGATAACGGCGAAATAGTTGGATTTGATATTGATTTAGCAAGAGAAGTTGCTAAACGTATGGGAGTTCAGCTTGAAACTAAACCTATAGATTGGGGCAGCTCCACATCCATTTTAACTAATGGTGAAATAGATGTTCTTTGGAATGGTCTTAATATCAGCGATGAAAGAAAGTTGTATATGAATTTTTCAAAGCCATATTTGAATAATATGCTTATTATTGTTAAAAATAATGATGATGAAAGTATTAATTCTATAGATGATTTGGCAGGTAAAATTGTAGGTGTTCAATACGGCGGTAATTATGAGCAAATATCAAATCACCCTATAGTTTCACAGATAAAAGAATTACGTCAGTATAATGGAAATATTGATGCACTTGCTGATTTGCAAAATGACAGATTAAATGCTGTGATAATAGATGATGTTTTTGCTCAGTATTATATAGCTCAAAAAAATGCTCCTTTTACTATAGTATACAGCACTCCTTTTACAGATGGTTTATATGCTGTAGGAATAAAAAAATCCGATAAAAAACTTTTGGAGGAAATTGATAAAATATTAGATGAGATAAAATCTGACGGAACAGCTTCAGAAATATCTCAAAAATGGTTTAACAAAGATTTAATTATAAAGCAGCCATAG
- the aroE gene encoding shikimate dehydrogenase — protein sequence MKINSSTILTGLFASPCRHSISPIMHNEAFNKLNLNYAYLAFEVDKNNLKDAVNSIKTLNMRGVNLSMPNKKEVIKYLDEISEAAELTQSVNTIVNDNGILKGYSTDGEGFIKSLEEENIFIKDKNITILGTGGASIAIISQAALYGVKGIYVFKRDTNWGEQKKIIDNIAEKTNCSIELFSLENKNILKRKIDDSSILINATSVGMKEDVSLIEDKTFFRDDLVVSDCIYSPAKTKLLQISEKEGCKIINGMGMLLYQGALSFELWTNEKMPVEYIKNIIFK from the coding sequence ATGAAAATAAACTCTTCAACTATACTTACTGGATTATTTGCTTCTCCATGCCGGCATAGTATATCCCCTATTATGCATAATGAAGCATTTAATAAACTTAATCTTAATTATGCTTATTTAGCTTTTGAAGTGGATAAAAATAATTTAAAAGATGCTGTAAACTCAATAAAAACATTAAACATGAGAGGCGTAAACCTATCAATGCCCAATAAAAAAGAGGTAATAAAATATCTTGATGAAATATCAGAGGCCGCAGAACTCACTCAAAGCGTTAATACCATAGTCAATGATAATGGAATACTCAAAGGATACTCTACTGATGGAGAGGGTTTTATAAAATCATTAGAAGAAGAAAATATATTTATAAAAGATAAAAATATTACAATACTGGGTACTGGAGGAGCTTCTATTGCTATAATATCACAGGCTGCTTTGTATGGAGTAAAAGGAATATATGTTTTTAAAAGAGATACAAACTGGGGCGAACAAAAAAAAATTATTGATAATATAGCAGAAAAAACTAACTGCTCTATAGAATTATTCTCACTTGAAAATAAAAACATTTTAAAAAGAAAAATAGACGACAGCAGTATATTAATTAATGCTACAAGCGTTGGTATGAAAGAAGATGTTTCTTTAATAGAAGATAAAACTTTTTTTAGAGATGATTTAGTAGTAAGCGATTGTATATATAGTCCCGCAAAAACAAAACTGCTTCAAATATCAGAAAAAGAAGGATGTAAAATCATAAACGGTATGGGAATGTTATTGTATCAGGGTGCTTTATCATTTGAGCTTTGGACTAATGAAAAAATGCCTGTAGAATATATAAAAAATATCATATTTAAATAA
- a CDS encoding DUF368 domain-containing protein: protein MKNYISYFIKGMAIGIANAIPGVSGGTIAFVLGIYEKLTYSISILPEALIKLKWSDIKESLKVLIPVAVGAAISIVLFLKLINYTFTYYPIPTRIFFVGLILGSFPFITKTVEEFNIKVFIAFVLGAFIMSVFVYFDINKPVSDTAVYTGSFSIIYCFKLFLCGIAAAVAMVIPGISGSLLLLILGEYENISYFISAFVETFNLSLLIPLIFLGFGVVIGIFSISKLVTVLLQKYKSILFGFVLGIIIVSFLSLWPNITSLSVPMLASTVISMCVGFLVAIVMEKI from the coding sequence ATGAAAAACTATATATCATATTTTATAAAAGGAATGGCTATAGGTATTGCTAATGCTATTCCGGGAGTTTCAGGCGGTACTATTGCTTTTGTACTTGGAATATATGAAAAATTGACATATTCAATATCTATTCTGCCTGAGGCATTAATAAAACTTAAATGGTCTGATATTAAAGAGAGTCTAAAAGTATTAATACCTGTTGCCGTTGGAGCAGCTATTTCTATAGTATTATTTCTTAAACTTATTAATTATACTTTTACATATTATCCTATTCCTACAAGAATATTTTTTGTAGGTCTTATATTGGGTTCATTTCCATTTATAACAAAGACTGTAGAAGAGTTTAATATTAAAGTATTTATAGCATTTGTACTAGGGGCTTTTATTATGTCTGTATTTGTGTATTTTGATATTAATAAACCTGTAAGTGATACCGCTGTATATACTGGTTCTTTTTCAATTATTTATTGTTTTAAGTTATTTTTATGCGGTATTGCTGCTGCTGTTGCTATGGTTATACCGGGTATATCAGGTTCTTTACTTCTATTAATATTAGGAGAATATGAAAATATATCATACTTTATATCAGCATTTGTTGAAACTTTTAATTTATCTTTATTAATACCTTTAATATTTTTGGGTTTTGGTGTTGTTATAGGTATATTTAGTATATCAAAATTGGTAACAGTATTACTTCAAAAATATAAATCTATATTATTCGGCTTTGTACTTGGTATTATAATAGTATCTTTTTTAAGTTTATGGCCTAATATAACATCTTTAAGTGTGCCTATGCTTGCTTCTACTGTTATTTCTATGTGTGTTGGATTTTTAGTGGCTATTGTTATGGAGAAGATATAA
- the aroD gene encoding type I 3-dehydroquinate dehydratase gives MENIVKIKNIKLGIGSPKICIPVVEKNEKDIIKYIKEINKLPVDIIEWRADFFINDTSNFDYIISISNEIKKTTNKPILFTLRSIKEGGNIKYNNSIIDVYNAVIENKCFDLIDLELLTLKDDNIKKLIKLSKANNIKTIISNHDFNKTPSKKEIISRIKKMIKFKCDIAKVAYMPKTKKDVITLLDASNEIKDFPIIAISMGELGIISRIFGSILTFASAKRSSAPGQLEAMKLKYILDSIYTKN, from the coding sequence ATGGAAAATATAGTAAAAATAAAGAATATAAAATTAGGAATCGGATCTCCAAAAATATGTATACCTGTAGTAGAAAAAAATGAAAAAGATATAATAAAATATATAAAAGAGATAAACAAACTTCCTGTTGATATTATAGAGTGGAGGGCAGATTTTTTTATAAATGACACTTCAAATTTTGATTATATAATATCTATCTCTAATGAAATAAAAAAAACAACAAACAAGCCTATATTATTTACATTAAGAAGCATAAAGGAAGGAGGAAATATAAAATATAATAATTCTATAATAGATGTATATAATGCTGTCATCGAAAATAAATGTTTTGACTTAATAGATTTAGAATTATTAACATTAAAAGATGATAATATCAAAAAATTAATAAAATTATCAAAAGCAAACAATATAAAAACAATAATATCAAATCATGATTTTAATAAAACACCTTCAAAAAAAGAAATAATATCAAGAATAAAAAAAATGATAAAATTCAAATGTGATATAGCAAAAGTAGCATATATGCCTAAAACAAAAAAAGATGTAATAACATTATTAGATGCTTCAAACGAAATAAAAGATTTTCCTATAATAGCTATATCTATGGGAGAGCTTGGAATTATAAGCAGAATATTCGGCTCTATACTAACATTTGCCTCAGCTAAACGTTCATCGGCACCAGGGCAGCTAGAGGCTATGAAACTTAAATATATCTTAGACAGTATTTATACAAAAAATTAG
- a CDS encoding amino acid ABC transporter substrate-binding protein: MKRILTFLLLAFFAVIISCNNNSGSANNNAAPESTEDNSLQKVKDAGKLVLGLDDTFAPMGFRDENGEVVGFDIDLAKEVASRLGVELEIKPIEWSSSILSLNKGDVDVLWNGVTINDARKQQINFSKPYLNNRLVIVKAIDDAAINSKDDLSGKVLGVQVGSNDEALTADPSSKDAKEIRRYDVNVNAFLDLQAKRIDAVIIDEVAAQYYISEKKAPFVVVDNSPLTEELYGVGFRKSDEKLLAEVDRILDEMKADGKAAEISQKWFAKDIVLK; this comes from the coding sequence ATGAAACGTATATTAACTTTTTTATTATTGGCTTTTTTTGCAGTTATTATAAGCTGTAATAATAATTCAGGAAGTGCTAATAATAATGCAGCACCAGAATCAACAGAGGATAATTCTCTTCAAAAGGTAAAAGATGCAGGCAAATTAGTATTAGGTTTGGATGATACTTTTGCTCCAATGGGTTTCAGAGATGAAAACGGAGAAGTTGTAGGATTTGATATTGATTTGGCTAAAGAAGTTGCTTCAAGACTTGGTGTAGAATTAGAGATAAAACCAATAGAATGGTCTAGTTCAATATTAAGCCTTAATAAAGGCGATGTAGATGTGCTTTGGAATGGTGTAACTATCAATGACGCTAGAAAACAGCAGATTAATTTTTCTAAACCTTATCTTAATAACAGACTTGTTATAGTAAAAGCTATTGATGATGCTGCTATTAACTCTAAAGATGACTTATCAGGAAAAGTATTGGGTGTTCAGGTTGGAAGTAATGATGAAGCATTAACTGCTGATCCTTCAAGTAAAGATGCTAAAGAAATACGCAGATATGATGTAAATGTAAATGCATTTTTGGATTTGCAGGCTAAAAGAATAGATGCTGTTATTATAGATGAAGTAGCTGCTCAGTACTATATATCAGAAAAGAAAGCACCTTTTGTTGTAGTTGATAATAGCCCTTTAACAGAAGAATTGTATGGTGTTGGCTTTAGAAAAAGTGATGAAAAACTTTTGGCAGAGGTTGACAGAATATTAGATGAGATGAAAGCTGACGGAAAGGCTGCTGAGATATCTCAGAAATGGTTTGCTAAAGATATAGTTTTAAAATAA
- a CDS encoding leucine-rich repeat domain-containing protein — protein sequence MKNISSSKNNNEIINNKLEVLYDFFENNNITKIKSYKKEDLLNIKNLDLSSLKLRYIPNEISILTNLRHLDICNNDIDKFPECILSLENLKYIDISFNKIKSIPKKIIVLQNAEEIDISNNILKSFPKEIFKLKKLKTLNLSGYSLDEIPNEVFYLSKLEELDISNNNIVNISNKISKLTNLKKLYINNNKIKSIPKAITELPKLKILSLLDNNLKVISEYIGNINTLEELYFSSSSLITIENDFYNLENLKKLYIKGNLSSLPNEIYKLKKLKYLYINGMIIKSL from the coding sequence ATGAAAAATATATCGTCATCAAAAAATAATAATGAAATAATAAATAATAAACTAGAAGTTTTATATGATTTCTTTGAAAATAATAATATAACTAAAATAAAAAGCTATAAAAAAGAAGATTTATTAAATATTAAAAACTTAGATTTAAGCAGTCTTAAGCTTAGATATATTCCAAATGAAATAAGTATATTAACAAATCTTAGACATTTAGATATATGTAATAATGATATAGATAAATTTCCAGAATGCATATTATCGCTGGAAAATTTAAAATATATTGATATCAGTTTTAATAAAATTAAATCAATACCTAAAAAAATTATTGTCTTGCAAAATGCTGAAGAAATAGATATATCAAATAATATATTAAAAAGTTTTCCTAAAGAAATATTTAAATTAAAGAAATTAAAAACTCTTAATCTATCAGGATATTCATTAGATGAAATTCCTAATGAAGTATTTTATTTATCAAAATTAGAAGAATTAGATATATCAAATAACAATATAGTAAATATATCTAATAAGATTTCAAAATTAACTAATTTAAAAAAACTTTATATTAATAATAATAAAATAAAATCTATTCCTAAAGCAATAACAGAACTTCCAAAATTAAAAATTTTATCATTGCTGGATAATAATTTAAAGGTTATAAGTGAGTATATAGGAAATATCAATACCTTGGAAGAGTTATATTTTAGCAGCAGCTCATTAATAACTATAGAAAATGATTTTTATAATTTAGAAAATCTAAAAAAACTATATATAAAAGGAAACCTCTCATCTTTGCCTAATGAAATTTATAAATTAAAAAAATTAAAATATTTATATATAAACGGAATGATAATAAAAAGCTTATAA
- a CDS encoding RidA family protein, translating into MDKKIIKTHKAPQAIGPYSQAVKSGNFIFASGQIPLDPVSGNMAENDIKKQTERVMENIKGLLESENLTMANIIKTTCFLTDMANFASFNEVYAAYFPENPPARSTVAIKSLPKDALVEVEIIAAIS; encoded by the coding sequence ATGGATAAAAAAATCATTAAAACACACAAAGCTCCGCAAGCTATAGGACCTTATTCTCAAGCTGTGAAAAGCGGAAATTTCATTTTTGCTTCAGGTCAGATACCTTTGGATCCAGTAAGCGGAAATATGGCTGAAAATGATATAAAAAAACAAACTGAAAGAGTTATGGAAAATATAAAAGGTCTTTTAGAATCAGAAAATTTAACTATGGCTAATATTATTAAAACTACTTGCTTTTTAACTGATATGGCTAATTTCGCTTCTTTCAATGAAGTATATGCAGCATACTTTCCAGAAAATCCTCCTGCAAGAAGTACAGTTGCAATAAAATCTCTTCCAAAAGATGCTTTGGTGGAAGTTGAAATAATAGCTGCTATAAGCTAA
- a CDS encoding amino acid ABC transporter ATP-binding protein, which translates to MSLETKETNLKVVNIKKHYKDTPAINGVSFTVNKGDILSIIGPSGAGKSSLLRNIIQIEEPDYGEVYIDNEVLFCKREGEKALNITHSDFMKRKEKIGMIFQHFNLFPHKTALENIIEAPIIVKKQNKDEAIEEALKLLDSVGLKHKKDSYPNELSGGQKQRVAIARALAMKPEILLCDEPTSALDPELIGEVLSVLKELAKEKMTMIVVSHEISFVRELSTNIAFMDAGKIIAMDTSDNFFNNQSNDRIKDFLNKIFHK; encoded by the coding sequence ATGTCATTAGAAACTAAAGAAACTAATTTGAAAGTTGTAAATATAAAAAAACATTATAAAGACACTCCAGCTATAAACGGAGTATCATTTACGGTTAATAAAGGAGATATACTTTCTATTATAGGACCTTCAGGAGCTGGAAAGAGTTCGCTTTTAAGAAATATTATACAGATAGAAGAGCCAGACTACGGAGAGGTTTATATAGATAATGAGGTTTTATTTTGTAAGAGGGAAGGTGAGAAGGCATTAAATATTACACATTCAGATTTTATGAAGCGTAAAGAAAAAATAGGTATGATATTTCAGCATTTTAATTTATTTCCTCATAAAACGGCATTAGAAAATATAATAGAAGCTCCTATCATAGTAAAGAAACAGAATAAAGACGAAGCTATTGAAGAGGCATTAAAACTTTTAGATAGTGTAGGGCTTAAGCATAAAAAAGACAGTTATCCTAATGAACTATCAGGAGGACAAAAACAGAGAGTGGCGATTGCAAGGGCTTTGGCTATGAAACCAGAAATACTTCTCTGCGATGAGCCTACATCAGCATTAGACCCAGAACTGATAGGTGAAGTTTTATCAGTATTAAAAGAGCTTGCAAAAGAAAAAATGACTATGATAGTTGTAAGTCATGAAATAAGTTTTGTAAGAGAGCTTTCTACAAATATTGCTTTTATGGACGCTGGAAAAATTATCGCTATGGATACTTCGGATAATTTTTTTAATAATCAGAGTAATGATAGGATTAAAGATTTCTTAAACAAGATATTTCATAAATAA